The Deinococcus metalli genome includes a window with the following:
- a CDS encoding UDP-glucose dehydrogenase family protein, which yields MQLNHPANVAVIGTGYVGLGTAGLLAHIGHRVTGIDIDQNKIDMLLRGEVPIHEPGLDDLLSSQGDRLTWTTDYSAVRDADVIFICVGTPPGLDGTPDLQYVVSAAASIAEYLNGNAKVIVNKSTVPIGTGDYVQRLLEDHTRAFDPTRHFVVSNPEFLREGTALGDSLYPDRIVLGGQMEALEIMTQLYAPLIDQTFSPPKGAPRPEWFTRPAVIKTSLQSAEMIKYAANAFLALKISFANEISGLCERVGADIEEVAAGIGMDQRIGQRFLQAGLGWGGSCFGKDTQGLISAGREHQYEMPILQAAIDINYRQRRVIIDKLLRHLKTVKGKRVTVLGMAFKPNTDDLRDAPTHDLISQLNRLGASVTAHDPIAMKRAEREWTHLNYTPASSIQEAFERADAVILATEWDDYMTMDWNPLLATMRRPLVIDARNVIRSPINALVEQVGRDAPRGERRRAGAERA from the coding sequence ATGCAGCTGAACCACCCCGCGAACGTCGCCGTGATCGGCACCGGATACGTCGGCCTCGGTACAGCCGGCCTGCTCGCCCACATCGGCCACCGAGTCACCGGTATCGACATCGACCAGAACAAGATCGACATGCTGCTGCGCGGCGAAGTGCCCATCCACGAACCCGGCCTGGACGACCTGCTCTCCAGCCAGGGCGACCGGCTGACCTGGACGACCGACTACAGCGCCGTGCGGGACGCCGACGTGATCTTCATCTGCGTGGGCACGCCCCCCGGCCTGGACGGCACGCCGGACCTCCAGTACGTGGTGAGCGCCGCCGCGAGCATCGCCGAGTACCTGAACGGCAACGCGAAGGTCATCGTCAACAAGAGCACCGTGCCGATCGGCACCGGTGACTACGTACAGCGTCTGCTGGAAGACCACACCCGCGCCTTCGATCCCACGCGGCACTTCGTGGTCAGCAATCCCGAGTTCCTGCGCGAAGGCACGGCGCTGGGCGACTCGCTGTACCCGGACCGCATCGTGCTGGGCGGGCAGATGGAGGCGCTGGAGATCATGACCCAGCTCTACGCCCCGCTGATCGACCAGACCTTCTCGCCGCCCAAGGGTGCACCCCGGCCGGAGTGGTTCACGCGGCCCGCAGTGATCAAGACGTCGCTGCAGAGCGCGGAGATGATCAAGTACGCCGCGAATGCCTTCCTGGCGCTGAAGATCTCCTTCGCCAACGAGATCAGTGGCCTGTGCGAGCGCGTCGGCGCGGACATCGAGGAAGTCGCGGCCGGCATCGGCATGGACCAGCGGATCGGGCAGCGCTTCTTGCAGGCGGGCCTGGGATGGGGCGGCAGCTGCTTCGGCAAGGACACCCAGGGCCTGATCAGCGCCGGGCGCGAACACCAGTACGAGATGCCGATCCTGCAGGCGGCCATCGACATCAACTACCGCCAGCGCCGGGTGATCATCGACAAGCTGCTGCGGCACCTCAAGACCGTGAAGGGCAAGCGCGTGACGGTGCTGGGCATGGCCTTCAAGCCGAACACGGACGACCTGCGCGACGCGCCGACGCACGACCTGATCTCGCAGCTCAACCGCCTGGGCGCGTCGGTCACGGCGCATGACCCGATCGCCATGAAACGCGCCGAGCGCGAGTGGACGCACCTGAACTACACGCCCGCCAGCAGCATTCAGGAGGCTTTCGAGCGGGCCGACGCCGTGATCCTGGCGACCGAATGGGACGACTACATGACCATGGACTGGAACCCGCTGCTGGCGACCATGCGCCGCCCCCTGGTGATCGACGCGCGCAACGTGATCCGCTCGCCGATCAATGCGCTGGTCGAGCAGGTCGGGCGTGACGCGCCGCGCGGGGAACGTCGCCGTGCCGGTGCGGAGCGCGCCTGA
- a CDS encoding Ig-like domain-containing protein — MLKTVQLPKTHLMAALVTLTLVACKAPGVPAAVTSVTVVPDSGAAQPNQTRKFKATVAGTGNFATTVTWSSSDKAIATVDADGTVHAIAVGKATITATSTADTKKSGSAALTVATGNTVTRVVVAPTKLALNAGASGTLTATVEGTGSISNTVTWSSDDPAVATVAQDGTVTARAAGQAIITATSTSDTSKKGSAEVTVGSAASGARLSVTNPDGLFPTWMSFNKVDRTKDGSATITQPSAAQHTISTVKLSNTGTDSLLVTPAVTGNFVLPDGANQLTIAPGQSATVRVQFTGSGDTVQTGTLTLGSNDPTAPKLTLTLAGAWQPTIESNPEPTTSQLINQVLGFKTAIPDGTAINKDGQVYAQGDEVISPYWQRANTGQPVNVWQIASYHTINNAASLYWFPKSTSKSAASSATGAVLTSAGSDAQSLFPRSNGDATKYARADVTPAAGVNTFGFRVDNSEWSDPTYNAQSADISAGCTGPCGQHLRFFRAKDPNGAVMPNTYLLIMDYSGINYDYNDNIFLISNVKPAPLLIDTGLPVGTSTTGNLGVTAPDSTVWFSDQYNYTKDGTTALQTYKYFSPVEAYDEPNISSPCGADVPNTANDVLYKTYRGNTSKATPDSRVLTYSIPIENGTYPVTLHFMDMFSSRAGQRVFDVKSGSTTLIPNLDIFAKAGACAAYDQTVLVPVTNGTLSLTFAASADYPAISAIEVNRP; from the coding sequence ATGCTGAAGACAGTCCAACTGCCCAAGACCCACCTGATGGCCGCTCTGGTCACCCTGACCTTGGTCGCCTGTAAAGCTCCGGGAGTACCCGCCGCTGTGACGAGCGTCACCGTTGTGCCGGACAGCGGCGCAGCTCAGCCCAACCAGACGCGCAAGTTCAAGGCGACGGTCGCCGGAACCGGGAATTTCGCCACGACCGTGACGTGGTCGTCGAGCGACAAGGCAATTGCAACTGTCGATGCCGACGGCACCGTGCATGCAATCGCCGTTGGCAAGGCCACGATCACGGCCACGTCCACCGCCGACACCAAAAAGTCCGGCAGCGCCGCGCTGACGGTCGCGACCGGCAACACGGTGACCAGGGTCGTGGTCGCGCCGACAAAACTGGCCCTCAATGCCGGCGCCAGCGGCACGCTCACCGCCACCGTCGAGGGTACGGGCAGCATCTCCAACACGGTGACGTGGTCATCAGACGACCCCGCCGTCGCGACGGTCGCCCAGGACGGCACCGTGACCGCCCGGGCCGCCGGTCAGGCGATCATCACCGCCACCTCGACCTCGGACACCAGCAAGAAGGGCTCGGCTGAGGTCACGGTGGGCAGCGCGGCCTCCGGCGCCCGCCTGAGCGTCACCAATCCCGACGGCCTCTTCCCCACGTGGATGTCGTTCAACAAGGTCGACCGGACCAAGGACGGTTCGGCCACCATCACGCAGCCGTCGGCGGCGCAACACACCATCTCGACGGTGAAACTCTCGAACACCGGCACGGATTCGCTGCTGGTGACCCCGGCGGTGACGGGCAACTTCGTGCTGCCAGACGGTGCCAATCAGCTCACCATCGCTCCAGGGCAGTCGGCCACGGTCCGGGTACAGTTCACGGGCAGCGGCGACACGGTGCAGACCGGCACGCTCACGCTGGGCAGCAACGATCCCACCGCCCCGAAGCTCACCCTGACGCTGGCTGGCGCGTGGCAGCCTACCATCGAAAGCAATCCAGAGCCCACGACCTCCCAGCTGATCAACCAGGTCCTCGGCTTCAAGACCGCCATTCCCGACGGCACGGCCATCAACAAGGACGGTCAGGTGTACGCGCAGGGCGACGAGGTCATCAGCCCCTACTGGCAGCGGGCGAACACCGGCCAGCCTGTCAACGTGTGGCAGATCGCGTCGTACCACACCATCAACAACGCGGCGAGCCTGTACTGGTTTCCCAAGTCCACGTCGAAGAGCGCGGCGTCGTCCGCCACCGGCGCTGTCCTGACGTCGGCCGGCAGCGACGCCCAGTCGCTGTTCCCCCGGAGCAATGGCGACGCCACGAAGTACGCGCGGGCAGACGTCACCCCGGCGGCAGGCGTGAACACCTTCGGGTTCCGGGTCGACAACAGCGAGTGGAGCGACCCCACCTACAACGCACAGAGCGCCGACATCAGCGCGGGCTGCACCGGCCCCTGCGGTCAACACCTGCGCTTTTTCCGCGCCAAGGACCCCAACGGCGCCGTGATGCCGAACACCTACCTCCTGATCATGGACTACTCCGGCATCAACTATGACTACAACGACAACATCTTCCTGATCAGCAACGTCAAGCCTGCGCCGCTGCTGATCGACACTGGCCTGCCCGTTGGGACCAGCACCACTGGAAATCTCGGCGTCACAGCGCCCGACAGCACTGTGTGGTTCTCGGATCAGTACAACTACACCAAGGACGGCACCACGGCGCTGCAGACCTACAAGTACTTCTCGCCGGTCGAGGCCTACGACGAGCCGAACATCAGCAGCCCCTGCGGCGCCGACGTGCCCAACACCGCTAACGACGTGCTGTACAAGACCTACCGCGGCAACACCAGCAAGGCGACGCCGGACAGCCGCGTGCTGACGTACTCCATTCCCATCGAGAACGGCACGTACCCGGTGACCCTGCACTTCATGGACATGTTCTCCAGCAGGGCCGGGCAACGGGTCTTCGATGTGAAGTCCGGCAGCACCACCCTGATCCCGAACCTCGACATCTTTGCGAAGGCCGGCGCGTGCGCCGCGTACGACCAGACGGTGCTTGTCCCGGTCACGAACGGCACCCTGAGCCTCACCTTCGCGGCCAGCGCCGATTACCCGGCCATCTCGGCCATCGAGGTCAACCGGCCCTGA
- a CDS encoding NPCBM/NEW2 domain-containing protein, with translation MNAIRSSRAPLSATLLAFTLALSLAACSSTAPEVPTEADAPATTSADLGIPSADDATTDTSLGEQALTVKTGDNALSGSIWTAATNGYGPAEVNKSNGENKAGDGRSLTLNGKTYAAGYGVHASSKLSFTLDGNCTALTADIGVDDEVSNKGSVVFQVFGDGTKLYDSGTMTGTSATKSITVNITGRKTLDLVVTDAGNGNTYDHGDWATPILRSCAASVATVTGADDAAGTTYVKLASEGQAFTVSGTQTVRYGVDTRWIYKSITDAGTCSNTTFGGDPAYTVAKACYLVVAPAPAVAVAPAPAPAPAPAPAPAPAPAPAPAPAPAPAPTPAPTTLTYAAPITITKGGTYTGAWESLNPAVPAVTVKTAEPVIIENCLVRGMGVLISAPWSSANLTVRGCRGEGLNPNDATKTAGRFLAAEGFATMIVERNTIEKTSGIYLNAWNGSAAAQPILVRYNTARNIEGRYSNGNGGWQDGKFYRIQFVQFNAVKNVSGAEIAWNRVDNTAMQSHVEDTINLYNSSGTATSPIRVHDNLLNGAFGTPASGSYSGGGIMLGDGGGQYQEASNNVVLETSNYGVAVSGGNNMSVRNNTVLGTGKLNDGTILDADPDAGIYLRDYASDPAHVASSVVASGNTVGWGRPNASNATARWDFSISTAGVDGGNTRVAAGAIDPVLLTKAITDWQTRLVAAGLTVGAP, from the coding sequence ATGAACGCTATCCGCTCATCCCGCGCACCCCTGTCCGCCACGTTACTGGCCTTTACCCTCGCCCTCTCGCTGGCCGCGTGCTCCAGCACGGCGCCGGAAGTGCCGACCGAAGCCGACGCGCCGGCGACCACCTCGGCTGACCTGGGCATTCCCAGCGCGGACGACGCCACGACGGACACCTCGCTGGGTGAGCAGGCCCTCACGGTCAAGACCGGTGACAATGCCCTGTCCGGTTCGATCTGGACGGCCGCGACCAACGGGTACGGCCCGGCTGAGGTCAACAAGAGCAACGGCGAAAACAAGGCCGGTGACGGCCGGAGCCTGACGCTGAACGGCAAGACGTACGCGGCAGGCTACGGTGTGCACGCGAGCTCCAAACTCAGCTTCACGCTCGACGGCAACTGCACTGCCCTGACCGCCGACATCGGCGTGGATGATGAAGTCAGCAACAAGGGTTCAGTCGTGTTCCAGGTCTTCGGGGACGGCACGAAACTGTACGACTCCGGCACCATGACCGGGACCAGCGCCACCAAGAGCATCACCGTGAACATCACCGGCCGGAAGACCCTGGACCTCGTGGTCACGGACGCCGGCAACGGCAACACCTACGATCACGGGGACTGGGCCACGCCCATCCTGCGCTCGTGCGCCGCTTCCGTGGCCACCGTGACTGGCGCCGACGACGCGGCCGGCACCACGTACGTCAAGCTGGCCAGCGAGGGCCAGGCGTTTACGGTGAGTGGCACGCAGACCGTCCGCTACGGCGTGGACACCCGCTGGATCTACAAGAGCATCACGGACGCCGGCACCTGCTCGAACACGACCTTCGGTGGTGATCCGGCGTATACCGTTGCCAAGGCCTGCTACCTGGTGGTGGCTCCCGCGCCGGCTGTCGCGGTTGCACCTGCTCCTGCGCCGGCTCCCGCCCCTGCTCCTGCGCCGGCTCCCGCCCCTGCGCCAGCACCTGCTCCTGCACCGGCTCCCGCTCCCACGCCGGCTCCGACCACCCTCACCTACGCGGCGCCCATCACCATCACGAAAGGCGGGACGTACACCGGAGCGTGGGAGAGCCTGAACCCGGCTGTGCCTGCCGTGACGGTCAAGACTGCGGAGCCCGTGATCATCGAGAACTGCTTGGTGCGCGGCATGGGCGTGCTGATCTCGGCCCCCTGGAGCAGTGCGAATCTGACGGTGCGCGGTTGCCGCGGCGAGGGCCTGAACCCGAACGACGCCACGAAGACGGCCGGACGATTCCTGGCGGCCGAGGGCTTCGCCACCATGATCGTGGAGCGCAACACCATCGAGAAGACCAGCGGCATCTACCTCAATGCGTGGAACGGTTCGGCGGCGGCGCAGCCGATCCTGGTCCGCTACAACACCGCCCGCAACATCGAGGGCCGGTACAGCAACGGCAACGGCGGCTGGCAGGACGGCAAGTTCTACCGGATTCAGTTCGTGCAGTTCAACGCCGTGAAAAACGTCTCGGGCGCCGAAATCGCGTGGAACCGTGTGGACAACACCGCGATGCAGTCGCACGTCGAGGACACCATCAACCTGTATAACTCCAGCGGCACGGCCACGTCGCCGATCCGGGTGCACGACAACCTCCTGAATGGGGCGTTTGGGACGCCGGCCAGCGGTTCGTACTCGGGTGGAGGCATCATGCTGGGCGACGGCGGAGGCCAGTACCAGGAAGCCTCGAACAACGTGGTGCTGGAAACCAGCAACTATGGCGTGGCGGTCTCGGGCGGCAACAACATGAGCGTGCGGAACAACACCGTGCTGGGGACCGGCAAGCTCAACGACGGCACCATCCTGGACGCCGACCCTGACGCAGGAATCTACCTGCGTGACTACGCCAGCGATCCGGCGCACGTGGCCTCGAGCGTGGTGGCGTCGGGCAACACCGTGGGATGGGGACGACCGAACGCGAGCAACGCCACCGCACGTTGGGACTTCTCGATCAGCACGGCCGGGGTGGACGGGGGCAACACACGCGTCGCCGCCGGAGCGATTGACCCGGTTCTGCTGACCAAAGCGATCACCGACTGGCAGACGCGGCTTGTGGCGGCCGGCCTGACCGTCGGCGCACCCTGA
- a CDS encoding lipopolysaccharide biosynthesis protein has translation MSSLKARTVNAMKWSYFSMFAGLAMQLFFAAILSRLLTKQQFGVWAIAALLQRFGQFITDLGVGQAIVQKAKLTEDDIRAGFTSSLGLGIFTTALAWLLAPAISTFFPTIPDLVPVVRGYALVYILSSGIIISGSLLRRALNFRPQVIAELTSYAIGHGIIGLGAAYLGYGAMSLVISAIAQAVIQLVLLYSATRHTLKPIFRWDAYRGLFRFGVKATAVNFLEFLSANLDTFIIGKFYSSAQLGAYSRTFSTLAMPATNFATSLSRVMAPSFSAVQDDTDRLRRSYLTGLRAMSILIFTATGCILIDAPEIVKVLLGPKFVESIPLMQIFALYIPFAVLTNLSAVLAEATARLNVKIVIQSVYMVGLGAALWITYRLGGHVEHLAMVLVAASVCRSAAFAVVARGIIGGSGRQIAQSYGVGALYFMGGALVTAAAVFPLRAMAVPLPVLFILELLLGAAVLAGVVLLGPPSELKDMAYASLRQLRRRAAQPSS, from the coding sequence ATGAGTAGCCTCAAAGCCAGAACGGTCAACGCCATGAAATGGAGCTATTTCTCCATGTTCGCCGGACTGGCCATGCAACTCTTTTTCGCGGCCATCCTGTCGCGGCTGCTCACGAAGCAGCAGTTCGGCGTGTGGGCCATCGCGGCCCTGTTGCAGCGCTTCGGACAGTTCATCACCGACCTCGGTGTCGGTCAGGCCATCGTCCAGAAAGCGAAACTCACCGAGGACGACATCCGGGCGGGCTTCACGTCGTCGCTGGGACTGGGCATCTTCACCACGGCGCTGGCGTGGCTGCTGGCCCCTGCCATCAGCACGTTCTTCCCCACCATTCCCGATCTGGTTCCGGTCGTCCGCGGCTACGCCCTGGTGTACATCCTGAGCAGCGGAATCATCATCTCGGGCAGTCTGCTGCGGCGGGCACTGAATTTCAGGCCCCAGGTCATCGCCGAACTGACGTCGTATGCCATTGGGCACGGCATCATCGGCCTGGGGGCAGCGTACCTGGGGTACGGCGCCATGAGCCTGGTGATCAGCGCCATCGCCCAGGCCGTGATTCAGCTGGTGCTGCTGTACTCGGCCACACGGCATACCCTGAAGCCAATATTTCGCTGGGACGCCTACCGCGGGCTGTTCCGCTTCGGCGTCAAGGCCACGGCCGTCAACTTCCTGGAATTCCTCAGCGCCAACCTCGACACCTTCATCATCGGGAAGTTCTACTCGTCGGCGCAGCTGGGCGCGTACAGCCGGACATTCAGCACCCTCGCCATGCCCGCGACAAACTTTGCGACCAGCCTGTCGAGGGTCATGGCTCCATCCTTCAGCGCCGTACAGGACGACACCGACCGCTTGCGCCGCTCGTACCTGACCGGCCTGCGAGCGATGTCCATCCTGATCTTCACGGCGACCGGCTGCATCCTGATCGACGCGCCGGAGATCGTGAAGGTCTTGCTGGGGCCTAAATTCGTCGAATCCATTCCGCTGATGCAGATCTTCGCGCTCTACATTCCCTTCGCGGTGCTGACCAACCTCTCCGCGGTGCTTGCGGAAGCCACGGCGCGGCTGAACGTAAAAATCGTCATCCAGAGCGTGTATATGGTCGGCCTGGGCGCGGCCCTGTGGATCACCTACCGTCTGGGCGGCCATGTCGAACACCTGGCGATGGTGCTGGTGGCGGCCAGCGTATGCCGCAGCGCAGCGTTTGCCGTCGTGGCCCGCGGCATCATCGGCGGGAGCGGCCGTCAGATTGCCCAGTCCTACGGAGTCGGCGCCCTGTACTTCATGGGTGGCGCGCTGGTCACCGCCGCCGCAGTGTTCCCGCTGCGTGCCATGGCCGTGCCGCTGCCCGTCCTGTTCATCCTGGAACTGCTCCTCGGAGCGGCGGTCCTGGCAGGCGTGGTGCTGCTCGGCCCCCCGAGCGAACTCAAGGACATGGCGTACGCCAGCCTCCGGCAACTCCGTCGGCGCGCTGCCCAGCCGTCCAGCTAG
- a CDS encoding glycosyltransferase: protein MQVLHLNTSDSGGGAARGAYWLHQALSRHVTSRMLVQDKGTTDPQVVQYGSSLAARVARRAERLPLRPYPDARGLFSAATMPRLVHRTVNAMQPDVVNLHWVNEGFVTPENVRRIHAPVVWTLRDVWPMTGGCHYTRGCERFTATCGQCPVLRSSVENDLSRRVWHRKARAFHGRPLTFVALSEWIAREARRSALLREHETIVIPNALDVDLFQPRDRAAARAELGLDPARRSIFFSAMNPIEDRRKGFAQFREALEVLARRPDAGQLDVLVGGPIYGPAPEMPLPTTFLGRIDDDRTMGLLYAASTVTAMPSLEEAFGKVAMESMACGTPVVCLRGTGTAEIVTHLEHGYQAVPLDIADLAAGLAYVLDHPAPQRLAAQSRQHVLATYTFEAQAQAYLDLYTRLVPPSGQSGGVRVNYDRGAHE from the coding sequence ATGCAGGTGCTGCACCTCAATACCTCCGACAGTGGGGGCGGCGCGGCGCGCGGCGCGTACTGGCTGCACCAGGCGCTGTCGCGTCATGTCACGTCCCGGATGCTCGTGCAGGACAAGGGCACCACCGATCCGCAGGTGGTGCAGTACGGCTCGTCCCTCGCCGCCCGGGTGGCTCGCCGGGCCGAACGGCTTCCGCTGCGCCCCTATCCGGACGCCAGGGGCCTGTTCTCTGCTGCCACAATGCCCCGGCTGGTACACCGGACCGTCAACGCCATGCAGCCCGACGTCGTGAACCTGCACTGGGTGAACGAGGGCTTCGTCACCCCCGAGAACGTGCGGCGCATCCACGCGCCCGTCGTGTGGACGCTGCGCGACGTGTGGCCCATGACCGGTGGCTGCCACTACACCCGCGGCTGCGAGCGTTTCACCGCGACCTGCGGCCAGTGCCCGGTGCTGCGGTCAAGCGTGGAGAACGACCTGTCGCGCCGCGTGTGGCACCGCAAGGCCCGGGCGTTCCACGGCCGGCCCCTGACTTTCGTGGCCCTCAGCGAGTGGATCGCGCGCGAGGCGCGGCGCAGCGCCCTGCTGCGCGAGCACGAGACGATCGTGATCCCGAACGCCCTGGACGTCGACCTCTTCCAGCCGCGCGACCGGGCGGCGGCCCGCGCGGAACTGGGGCTTGATCCGGCACGGCGCTCGATCTTCTTCAGCGCCATGAATCCCATCGAGGACCGGCGCAAGGGCTTCGCGCAGTTCCGGGAAGCGCTGGAGGTGCTCGCCCGGCGGCCGGACGCTGGTCAGCTGGACGTGCTGGTCGGCGGTCCCATCTATGGTCCGGCGCCGGAGATGCCGCTGCCCACCACCTTCCTGGGCCGCATCGACGACGACCGGACCATGGGGCTGCTGTACGCCGCCTCGACCGTCACGGCCATGCCGTCTCTGGAGGAAGCCTTCGGGAAGGTCGCCATGGAGTCCATGGCCTGTGGCACCCCGGTCGTGTGTCTGCGGGGCACCGGCACCGCCGAGATCGTCACGCATCTGGAGCACGGATATCAGGCCGTGCCGCTGGACATCGCGGACCTCGCGGCAGGACTCGCCTACGTGCTCGACCATCCGGCGCCGCAACGGCTCGCAGCGCAGTCTCGCCAGCACGTCCTCGCCACCTACACCTTCGAAGCGCAGGCTCAGGCGTACCTCGACCTGTACACCCGGTTGGTGCCACCCTCGGGTCAGTCCGGAGGAGTCCGCGTCAACTATGATCGAGGCGCGCATGAGTAG
- a CDS encoding NAD-dependent epimerase/dehydratase family protein, which translates to MSMRLPLDARIYVAGHDSPLGRMLCRKLRASGYDNVITREAHELNLRNQLDVNLFFEQELPDYVFLVNDHTSGQVAQVVNPAEFLYGRMLGLSNVIHASYVYEVRKLLNIIFTLDGASGLPTAHASDPAEDPSTETLIELLTLGMCDRYRRQYDCDFISARFHLDVLDETLPGRQIPAVLPGNWASSDQLYALDPTDACLFLMEHFSSAGAISVRSGAGSFASP; encoded by the coding sequence ATGAGCATGCGACTTCCGCTGGACGCACGAATCTACGTGGCCGGGCACGACAGCCCGCTGGGCCGCATGCTCTGCCGCAAACTGCGCGCCAGCGGGTACGACAACGTGATCACCCGCGAGGCCCACGAACTCAACCTGCGCAACCAGCTGGACGTGAATCTCTTCTTCGAGCAGGAACTCCCGGATTACGTGTTCCTGGTCAACGACCACACCAGCGGTCAGGTCGCCCAGGTCGTGAACCCGGCGGAATTCCTGTACGGGCGAATGCTGGGCCTGTCGAACGTGATCCACGCCTCGTATGTCTACGAGGTGCGCAAGCTGCTGAACATCATCTTCACGCTGGATGGGGCGTCCGGCCTGCCCACCGCCCACGCGAGCGATCCGGCCGAGGACCCCTCCACCGAGACGCTGATCGAACTGCTGACCCTGGGCATGTGCGACCGCTACCGCCGCCAGTACGACTGCGACTTCATCTCCGCGCGGTTCCACCTCGACGTCCTGGACGAGACGCTGCCCGGGCGCCAGATCCCCGCAGTGTTGCCAGGCAACTGGGCCAGCAGCGACCAGCTGTACGCCCTCGACCCGACCGACGCGTGCCTGTTCCTGATGGAACACTTCTCGTCGGCCGGCGCGATCTCGGTGCGGTCGGGCGCGGGCAGCTTCGCGTCTCCGTGA